Genomic DNA from Anabrus simplex isolate iqAnaSimp1 chromosome 9, ASM4041472v1, whole genome shotgun sequence:
cagcctacgtgatgagaattgaggagctatctgacggtgagatggcggccccggtctagaaagccaagaataacggccgagaggattcgttgtgctcaccacactacacctcgtaatatgcaggccttcgggctgagcagcggtcgcttggtaggccaaggcccttcaagggctgtagtgccatggggtttggttttggtttggttttcgtTATTTTTATAATTTACTGGCTAAACGTATCTGTCGTTGACATGTAAACGGTTATTGTTAAGTCTGTGAATGGCTTTCCAAAGTCCTCTATATACACTAAATTCGTGGCTAATCCACAAAGAGGTCACTTCTTTTACTGACTCTTGACATAGTTACATACACCTGGCAATGGGGAAAACAGCCACTTGACACCTGCTATCCGAAGTGTTTGATCCTGGAACTTGCTTTTAAGCTACAGCTACAGCAACCTCCGCACTCTCTGGTGTCCAGTCTGTGAATTACCAGCATCCACCAAGACCGGCCAACCACCCAGCGCAACAACGCTCGGGCGGCGAGTGCTCTGCAACGTGCTTTAAAGTAAAAGCGTGATTTCCTAGAAAACCATTAGAGTTAAACAAAAACTACCTATACGTCCTTTTTTGGCACAAGCTGGATTTTAAATCCACACGCTGggctttattttatgatttttagtTTTAGCGGATAAACTATGTGCAAGTTCAGTAAATGGCTACATCGACCTTATTACAAAATTTGGAAGGTCCATTCTgcgaaagagaaaaaaaatagtaATATAGATATTGAGGGTCTGTCTACATATCATTCAATTCCAtgtatacctgagaacgtgatcaATATTCTGTCTGGAAAAATAAGATAATAACAGCATTAATAATTACATTTCCACCTTTTGATGTTTTTAAAATCTATTCaaattgtaacctgactgtattccggatctgaatggtCAACCTCATTGGAAGACGGACGACTTAATTCTTTaataaatatctctctctctctctctctctctatctctctctctcttgaatcatatctgtcaaatagatcacaaagagtcacgttcgttgacggtcgattctctagctgggaatcagtaaactgtggcgtaccacaaggatcagtcctcggtcctttatgtttttctatttatattaatgacatatctgaagtctttaaaagcagtagctttcacatgtatgcggatgacttacaagcttacttccacttttgtcccactaacgcatcttcttctataacgcattttaaccatgacatctctcgattgattgaatggagcgcaaatcataacctccaattaaatgtggctaagacccagcttatttgcataggttacacaaaactcctgaaaactgttgacctcaaatccctcccagcaataaaaattctagagacagatattcattatagtgacaccgttaacaatctaggtctaattttcaacagaaccttatcctggtctgatcatacgtcaaatgtaatccgaaaagttgtgtcatccatgcatattttgaaacgtaacgtgtcatgtacaccacctttcatgcgaaaactacttgttcaaagtcttatatttccaataattgactatggttcagtcgtatacaacgacttatctgaaactatgaacataaaactacagagggtacaaaacgcatgtgttcgttacgttacaaatgccaggcgtgatgaacacataacaccctattacatacagctacaatggttgaaactccatgaacgtcgggaaatctcagtagctgttgctacgcagaaaattctcaaactgaagacaccatcctacctttataatgcatttaaacctatggagtcggtacataacagagataatagatttacaaaaaccacccttcaaattccccttcatcgtaccactaaatttaacaaatcctttgtttgcactgcatcacgtatcttcaacgtctttaatcttcaccgtttcgcaagtaacactaactgtacccaactaaagcagttcttaacatctgtctttctggaggagtacgcaagaggctgagatcaggcattcttgtgtcgaacaatcaggaatatgtatattccgaagaaaattgtttctctgctttagctttatattctttaaacccatgtagtccagaataacagaagggcttaatgatttactttcttacttattatataatgtatgtcttaaccttactggatgtggtatctgtattttcatttttttttaagtttcttgtttagtttaatactttaatattataaaaatgtagttactgttttcataaatcttcattgtattataagaagacgctgcataaaggggcttttcagtctcagtggcatgtaaatcatgatcaataaattcaattcaattctctctctctcattgctgtgccaacggccgtagccgcgttgaaacaccggatcccgttagatctccgaagttaagcaacattgggcgtggtcaatatttggatgggttgccacacgctgttggtggagggtaagagaatggaggagcggaaaggaactggccatcctaccgtatgtaaactccggctcaggcacacctctgcggaggttcggacctgccttcgggcgcgAATACACCCCTACCTTATtggtgtgttaagaaggtactgtattatgtcaaagaaataaataaataaataaatataattaattaattaatattaaatccAAGTCGGATTTCAGCTCTCTTGGTCCTGTAGGTTTGGCGTGATTGATTGAAAAAGAAACTCACCACCATGTCATTTTAAGCTATTACGCGGATTCTTTGCGAATTATATTCACGAATAATGTGTATGCAGGTAATTATTTTGAAATAAAGCATAGTTAGACATGTGATAGCCCTGTCtgagaatggtggtggtgattgttgttttaagaggaagtacaactgggtaaacaTCAgaattaacactaataagagggaaaaatggaaggggttcgacactccaaaaaatgaaggtatcggccaattaAAGAcgagggtcatgaagggcgtgaaagtgaaagactccctaggcatcggaAACGTGATACCGTCGGAGGCAGAAAAGAACACCAGTTCACCAaaggaggtgggataggatagatgaaagtgaggagcctggcataaataAGTGGAAGTAATCCCAGGACTgctaagggccccatgatcgccaaaccatgctcccaagttgagaacctctgtcccccgtttagtcacctcttacgacagggaggggataccgttgatgttattctactgccccaacccGTAGGAAGAGACAGACAGACGTTATTTTACTTTTGTAAATAGCTATTAAGGCATGTGCAAGTACGAACGATTATGatcgaattttgaaaaaaaaatgatgaaatattaaaaatatctacTCCTTATAAATAAAGCAAACATTTGGCATAGACCTGATGAAACACAGTTCATATAGTCATTACGTTgacataaaaatacaattacacaTTATTTGTTAATATATTCTCAAGTGCTACTCCATGACTGGTTTATCCACTCACCGCTATTGTCTACACCTTCTTTATTTCTACTGTATATTTATGCAAAGAGATCTGAGCACACGATAAACATGTTGAATGAGAGCTTGTGCCGTGGTTTTTGTATGTGTACTGTATATTGATTAGAAGTGGTCGTGTATAACATTAACAACATGCAATCCCCTCATCTCGTAGCACCCAATTTCTTACGCTACTTGAGCCTTTGGATGAGACTCTTCACCGAGCATACAAATGGCAGAGCAAACCAGTATCACCACTGAGGGGAACTTAACACATAAaaagacttagttttttttttttccgatcATTTGCATTGAGCTTTCTGCAAACATTAGGAGTGTTCAATGGGACTCCGTGGAGCGTACGCAGATTACTTCGCTTTGTAAACTCCAAGCCGAGTCCACGTTTAACGAGCAAACAAGAAAATAACTGGTTCACCAACAGAGTAGCAATTATATAGAGGTGGGCGACGTGGACACACACTCGGGACATCATAACGAATGGAAGCCTAtaaaaaaatggagaaaagttaCAGAGCAAATTGGTCGATTTAACTTGTCCCTTGTCTGTAACTGGAATCTTGTAAatatttgaagtaaaaagaaaacccacagcacttaacgcccttgaaagggctttggcctgcccagcgaccgctgctcagcccgaaggtctgcagattacgaggggccatatggtcagcacgacgcatcctctcggccattaatctgggctttcgagaccggggccgctatctcaccgtcagatatctcctcaattctaatcatgtaggctgagtggacctcgaaccagccctcaggtcgagagaaaaatccctgacttggccgcgaatcgaacccgagaggcaggcacgctacccctacaccacggggccggcaaagtaAAAATTAAACATTTCGAAAAACACAAATCTAATATTGtaccggggtacaccttctccgtgtagttaaactgcgcgccttctataaggccatctatattattgaacttgaactaatataatgcaagatacttgggtttgcaactgttagatgtctctaccatcggcctaagtgccccctctgccgggattaaggacaataagggaaagttaattttcacagttggataaccttagttttgaagattgttttgttcttgtgtcaagattgtcaacacttctgccccccccccccactcaatctcctgtatctatcaaccgaTTAGAAAATGAGTGaacattttctctagccaattaaaattgggggtatgtacaggcaaacagttctggaaacttcccctcgagaaGCTGGACACTTTAAGGccatattgtcatcttcatcgctccggtttaTTATGTGCGGCGTGTACCAAAGGGGCAGGGACTGACGGTCGGCGTTCGGAAGACCctgcaactcaaggtaatggcagaattttcttaacatgtgatagctctggcagatagcttgaggggaaggtttcaaagctgttttatttcatataaatttctaaacctggtgctTTAAGTGTAAAATTTTCGGTTAGTCTAAGGACTGTGTTTTATTCcccactgggaaatatgtaatgtaagggaacaaagagtgatttccctctgttgattcccattcaacgtggtatggggtgactaaagtttcttatcctctcaaatttttaacactcttttggtatttaatgtttcgcatttagtcaccccggcgtagaataagTTCAGCCTGTGTATCTGTGGGCCATAAGCCCCTTTAGGGTTTGAAGaattttctagaaggagtgcaggttttaCGCCTCCCTGCATTTCGTTTTTGGCCGATCATTACCaatctttttctttttacattatggccatttagtaCGGGCAATCATTGCCCCTGTTGAGCAGAAGTCATTCTTGTTGAAACAAATATAATATCTgaatttcattcaaattttaaaaatatttgttttaaaggTTATTATTTAAGGCTGACTAAATATTTCGTAATCAAGATGTTGTCATTAGGCTCTAATTAGCGTTTCCTCTCAGTATCGCCCCGTTGCCCTGGGTCGGTACCAAATGagattcttcattctcggtatctgataccggtcaccttcagaatctcaaatagcttggtccaatcaacattatcgaatgcttgtttagatctacgaacgccatgtcaTTCTTAATTCactcagacgtaaagtcaggattgcttcacgtgttcctacatttcttctgaagccaaattgagcTTCTCCCAGCTCAttttcaacttgcctttccattatTCTGTAGTTAATACGTGCTAAAATTTTGCAAGCTTTGTTGcgaataggcataacaacattctgctgaaaatggGATTGCACttttcctgtatcatacatcttacacaccagatggaataacctcgccatgctggtttctcgtaaggaAGTCGGTAATTCACAGagaatgtcattaattccaggtgccttgttcatatttaggtctctcaaagctctgtagaattctggcctcaaaattgggtctcccatttcatcaacatcaacagcctcttcttgttccagaaccgtatCAGCTACGTCcttacctttatacaactgttggatatgttcctgccatctttctgccgtggcttctttccctagaagtgattaTCCGTCTGTTAAATATCGTATCAACTGCAATTAATTTTATCAAAGAGGTTGGCCAACGGATTGCTCTTATTTCAGGCGATACTCGATCAACTATTTTCCTTATTCATCGCATCAGCGTAGCTTTACAGCATGGGAATGTCACATCTATTCTCAGAACACTATTATctggtaaagagctggatgaagttttCCTCCATTAAGACATGactttatattttctagaaattgcGTGTATAGAAAAATCTCGGAAAAAACATATACACTGCAGGAAAAAACCCAtgtaacatcctcaaggacaaggtcattttattcacaagtgatGTGACAGGTAGTCCATCATTGCGGGAGTATATGATttcaaattcagaccaaatgaaacactcATGTCACAGTAAAGAgagcccaaacagtcgcatcaatacacagtgtatcCTCCTCTTgaggcaatgcaggcgtgtattcgcgcatgcaaacgatctTAAAGGTGCCCATTGGCATACTGCGATAGACTATCCCAAGTATCTTGCACCTTTTTATGTAATTCGACAATGGTTCTTGCATGCTCTGGAGAACGCgcaagttcccgcttcatcatattacatacgtgttcaattggcgggAGATCCGGTGATTTtactggccagggcagttgttgtacaccacataGAGCATGTTGCGTCGCGGCAGGTGTATGTGGatgtgcattgtcctgctggaagcACATCAGCTTCCTgccgaagaaatggcagtagcacggggacaacaaacCTGTGCAATGTTGCGGGCACTGGTCACGTTACgttgcagaaacaccaactgtgaccgcgagttgtaactgattaAGCCTGGGGTTTGACCTGGGTgttgtgggcgaatgcactctaGAATaggccgtacacgtgtacgtccatcacttgcatacagacagaacctactctcgtcattGAAGACagcagagcgccattcccctcttcagtcgactctttcacgacaccagaacAGCCGAGTTTGGTGGTGTTGTTGTGTCAGTGGTAGCTTGGCCAAAGCCACACGTGAACGTAaccctgctgcaagcagacggttcccaattgCTCTTGGTGACACGGCAGGCGCAACATGTGACCGCCCATCGCTGCTCACACAAGGCGACGATCTTGACGTGCGTTTGTACTACGCGGAAGTACGGAGCCTGCTCtatgggtgtgggaatgttccacagaccactgctgaaaacAGTGACGCACTAGCGATACATTgtacccaacatgtgcagcaatccatcGATACGCCATCTAGCTTCCCGCAAGCCCACAGTGCGACCCCATtgaaatggctgcagttgttcaacaggagcacattctcatcggcggggcatggttgtaccctagaatgaaagTTGCAAACACTGTTCAACTCTAACCTCAGCaaagttactgcctgcagagtcagaACAGAGTGCGCACGGACCATCTCATCGCCGATGTCCgtaacaaatgaatcactaacacaacaacctctcagtgtgccactgaacacagtccttgaggatggtGCATTTTTTCGGTGGTGTCTTTTAAGAGAAATCAGAATGCTGGGATTTTATTCTGGGAAGGGGATCTTTAACAGGTTGGTGAGTCTGATGACACAGATCTCTcacattccagaattatttattgGTAGGCTATATCAGGATTCGATCCTGAATGTGATCAACTCAACCGACAACGCTACACACTAGGTCTTGATAAGGATTAATGGTGTTCCTCTTCCAAATGGGTATTTTTCATTTCGGcgttaataatttttaattttgtacatGATTGCTAATACTGTATTGAAGTAATTGAACAACTCCAAGTGGTTGTGTGTGTGTGGCTTTAATTAAACATTAACCAACAAAATACAATATTTTGTTCAAAAAGTCATGATTTTCTCATATATCACATTCAGAATATATACAAAACAaattataaacaaacaaaaaatgtgttGTAAGAAACAAGTACCTATTAAAATATAATAACCAATATGGAACATATATATTTTGTCGTTAATACTGTATATTAAAAGCAAATAAGATGAAATCCATAAAATTTCTTGTACACCGACAGtcgttaaatatataaataatttcaaGGGTTTTTAACGATTTGCACTATGCAGAATTAATTTCACACGATGTTCTTTTCATATTGCTGAtgatagaaaggaagataaaatatGAGAAAATAAACTAGTATATGGCTGGGAGTAAAACGGGTCTCTGAAACTCTAAGATCCCAGACTCAGTATGAAGCTGAAAGAAAAACTGCATACCGCCTCAGGCAGGCCTCTCCTCATGTATGAGCCGGAAGACAAAGGCCTgacaaaatcctaggagaggaaaaCCCAGGTGGTTGAATATATTGTTATGTCCTCAAACGACGTCAGCCCTGTCGCAGACCCCCTCGATATCATTTGGAATGGATTAGTGAGTCAAGCCGGGGATCTCCTAGCCACAATGAAGGGCATGGCCGGCCTCTCCTTCTATTGtgctttcgtctggtttccccgggGCCCTTTCTAGCCGCGCCGCGAAGATTCCAGTACTTCAACGCCCGAGATATAAATACAAGGCCGTCAAAAAtgagttgttgtcgttgttgtatCAAGTGAGTAGTTGAACTGGGACGGCAGTAGCAGAGTGTTGGGTATCGTCAGTGCCCCATTGGAGTGAGAGTATCGTCGTATACCGACGTGGAGtctgttagttggagtagtgttaatcgttgttgttgttgtgagtAGTATTGTAGTGCTCGTTAGCACTTTTCAGTTGTTGTTGTCGTTATGTGACCGCTGTTTaattgtcagtgttaagtagttcactatgTGGCCACGTGAATTGTCTGTTTTGACTATGTGAGTGGTGGACTtactctggagtcgagccaaggaaaaGCCGTCGTGTGTTGTGGTGGTCAGAAGCCCCGTGTTCGTATCCGTCTGCATGCAGCTGCTCTGCGGGGAGACTGGACTTGCCAGACAAAGTGGAAGTAAGGCGAACTGTCGATCAAGATCTACGGAAGGTCGCCCATTCCATGTACACACTGCCCAGCTGGAGTTCTGCTGTGAgatatgatgatgtttgttgtttaaaggagcctaacagctaggtcatcagccctgctGTGAGAGATTTATAAATAGACTGTTATCAGTGGAATGTGATCATTTACGGTTGAATATAACTGTGTATGTGTATTATTAATATTCTCTTCGTAACAATATCATTATAAGAAGCATTTAcaggaagaaaaaagaaatgggAACGCGACTCCATATTGAGAGAACCGTTAGCGATGAGATAACAAATCTAGGCTTAGATGGGTAGGTCACTTAGTGAGAATGTCGCGATCAATATGGCTCACTGAAGCAAAATGAAGAGGTCCAGGGAGACCCGTGGTAAGATGGAAGAATGCTCTTTGGTGATGGGTGAAGGCCGTTGGAGTCCTGAAAGGCCAATTAGACCCGGCAAAGAACAGAAGggaatggaaaagaactattaagaATCGCGGCACTACAGCATTTGGGATAAGGGCTTAATGATGATAATCGTATTATTAAATGCAGGCAAAACTTAATCTATAAACACTTTTGTGGTAAATAATGATATAAACCTGCTCTTAAAAGGTTTAAAGACAATAAACATATTTTAGCATTAAAATATGTTTTCTATATTTTTTCcgttttttaatattttggcaaaATTCTTGTCGTATTGTGTCTGGTTTTACTTTCTACATACAAATATCAAACGCTGCCAACTATCAGGACGTATGTCCCATGATAATTAATGAAATTCCCTTTTGATATTATTCATAGTTCTGGAAACACGTTAGAATATCTGTGTTAAGCACGGCCAAATGTTCTCTATCCTCAAGTATCCAAATAACTTCTACTGCAGGGGAGGAAACACTGATTGGATTCAGACTATCGTGTTGTTTTTAAGCTGTAATTCAACATTTTACCACTTATAACTGCCACTTCTCGTTTGGCTCCTCCAAGGAGTTAAGAGTAATACAAGATGTTACTCAACCTCTGAGTTCAATAACGAACTTCCCTGCATGGCACCATCCAAAAATAGCAATAAGAAGCACTAATGGGCACCATGGACGTAGCACTAATGTTTATAATTTTTTCTTGACCACCAAGGACAGAATTATGCCTGATAATCTGTAGCCTTGTATTGTCTCTATAATCTGTTCATCATAAGGTGATGAATGGAATTGATACACAAGACTTCATGTGATGCATGCCTTGTCACTAGTGAGTGCGTCGAAGACTTAATTGAGACAGTCGCTTAATGTCACCCTGACTCTGAATCTGCCTTCCTATTCCTCTGATAATACTCTCCctttcccgccatcatacaatccGCCAAATCATGTCCGTTCCTCTTTGCTAATCGAAATCCTGTTTCTGATAAGTCTTTTATGATTAAAACACTAGCATCGGACACACAGTCCATGTAATCTCTCTTATTAGATCCCATAATTATAGAGAAACGTAACTGACTTTCAGGGCAGAGTACATTTGCAATCTAGAATATTCCATGTTGGTCAAAAATCGGAAGCAGCCTTTGAATTTCTCTTTTGTAAATTTCACTCTCAAACATCTTACGATTATTTGAGCTAGGGTTTTCACCGCTTTCCAGACTTGATTCTAAGTCAAATCCTTGATCAGGATCGGATAGAATATTAGGAAGGCATGAACAAGCAGCAAAAAATGCGTAAAACATCCGTTTGTTAAGATCTGTTCGCAACTGATCGAATGTTAGTGCTTTCCTGGCGGTCCCCAACAAATCGAGTGTATCACTCAGATGCTTGTGGTATTCCAGCAATAACGTGTCATAATGGCAAGCGCGAACTTCTGGTTCAGGACTAGAATACATGAAATAATGCAAGTCTATTGCAGGAGATGTGAAATGAGGCATCTGAAAGTCAATAAAGCGTAGATCTTCTATTTCACCCCCTGTGGAATATCGGAACATGATGTTATTTACCCACAAATCTCCATGGTTGAGAACATTGAAGGATTCATCTTTGGTGGTAGATTCTCTGATCTTCTTCCAAGAATTATCTGCAACCTTAATTAATTTCTCAGTGTACTCTTCTTTGTAACCAGGCCATTTCTCGACTTCCGACGCTAAAGAACGGATGGTGGACATAAGATATGAGCCCATATAATCACGCGTCTCGTCACAAAACACATTTTGCCTGTAAAGGTTTAACAAATCCGGTTTGTGTTCATTTATTGCAACAGACAAAGCATGGAATACGCCTAAATATTTCATAACCATCATACAGTGCGCGAGATCAAGTCCATTCCTCTTTGCTAATCGAAAGCCTGTTTCTGATAAGTCTTCCATGATTAAAACACTAGCATCGGACACACAGTCGATGTAATCTGGTGTCATCCTTAATTTAGGAGCAATATTTTTTAGAAGACCATACATTTCTGGTAAAGTTTTACTCAACATCTCTCGTTCTTTGGTGTAAAACTTCCCTGTGTTGATGAAATCTTCTCGATAACCA
This window encodes:
- the LOC136881113 gene encoding uncharacterized protein isoform X1 yields the protein MEQLSLFYVPRILVAVSWMLNRCRKFHVQNNLLRPHPRILSNLRYMYCRKSPLMISSSKDNVEPVSWLSSTYLEALLRLKQHDPTLQVVHYQVAPASRKGDNYLGDLLRVSIQVRGTQDGEKTVSLILKCKPRGGYREDFINTGKFYTKEREMLSKTLPEMYGLLKNIAPKLRMTPDYIDCVSDASVLIMEDLSETGFRLAKRNGLDLAHCMMVMKYLGVFHALSVAINEHKPDLLNLYRQNVFCDETRDYMGSYLMSTIRSLASEVEKWPGYKEEYTEKLIKVADNSWKKIRESTTKDESFNVLNHGDLWVNNIMFRYSTGGEIEDLRFIDFQMPHFTSPAIDLHYFMYSSPEPEVRACHYDTLLLEYHKHLSDTLDLLGTARKALTFDQLRTDLNKRMFYAFFAACSCLPNILSDPDQGFDLESSLESGENPSSNNRKMFESEIYKREIQRLLPIFDQHGIF
- the LOC136881113 gene encoding uncharacterized protein isoform X3 translates to MISSSKDNVEPVSWLSSTYLEALLRLKQHDPTLQVVHYQVAPASRKGDNYLGDLLRVSIQVRGTQDGEKTVSLILKCKPRGGYREDFINTGKFYTKEREMLSKTLPEMYGLLKNIAPKLRMTPDYIDCVSDASVLIMEDLSETGFRLAKRNGLDLAHCMMVMKYLGVFHALSVAINEHKPDLLNLYRQNVFCDETRDYMGSYLMSTIRSLASEVEKWPGYKEEYTEKLIKVADNSWKKIRESTTKDESFNVLNHGDLWVNNIMFRYSTGGEIEDLRFIDFQMPHFTSPAIDLHYFMYSSPEPEVRACHYDTLLLEYHKHLSDTLDLLGTARKALTFDQLRTDLNKRMFYAFFAACSCLPNILSDPDQGFDLESSLESGENPSSNNRKMFESEIYKREIQRLLPIFDQHGIF
- the LOC136881113 gene encoding uncharacterized protein isoform X2; this translates as MERQREERRKPNSDKYCRKSPLMISSSKDNVEPVSWLSSTYLEALLRLKQHDPTLQVVHYQVAPASRKGDNYLGDLLRVSIQVRGTQDGEKTVSLILKCKPRGGYREDFINTGKFYTKEREMLSKTLPEMYGLLKNIAPKLRMTPDYIDCVSDASVLIMEDLSETGFRLAKRNGLDLAHCMMVMKYLGVFHALSVAINEHKPDLLNLYRQNVFCDETRDYMGSYLMSTIRSLASEVEKWPGYKEEYTEKLIKVADNSWKKIRESTTKDESFNVLNHGDLWVNNIMFRYSTGGEIEDLRFIDFQMPHFTSPAIDLHYFMYSSPEPEVRACHYDTLLLEYHKHLSDTLDLLGTARKALTFDQLRTDLNKRMFYAFFAACSCLPNILSDPDQGFDLESSLESGENPSSNNRKMFESEIYKREIQRLLPIFDQHGIF